One window of Prochlorococcus marinus XMU1408 genomic DNA carries:
- a CDS encoding glycosyltransferase has protein sequence MKGTNKQLKLILVSTPIGFLGSGKGGGVELTIISLMKGLISLGHKIILVAPKGSKVPFESENLEIRLIDGIDQPSWQHQKKTDPVLIPSNSVLPKLWEIVINLASQYDAVINFAYDWLPLWLTKTQRIKIFHLISMGNESLVMKEIITEISQLFPFQLAFHTKRQSKDYLLNIDPIIVGNGFDMENYVFNQNQNGPLGWAGRIAPEKGLEDAVKVANYLDEKLLVWGLMEDNEYATEIENKFGKGIVDWKGFLPTNEFQKQLGKCRAFINTPKWNEAYGNVIVEAMACGVPVIAYDLGGPGELIEDGYNGFLVQPNDIEGMIKAIQSVSKIKRRNCRDWFESKASNEVFAKRVESWINKGLNKNLLTDLPR, from the coding sequence ATGAAAGGAACAAATAAGCAACTAAAACTTATTCTTGTAAGTACGCCTATTGGTTTTTTAGGAAGTGGAAAAGGTGGAGGAGTTGAATTGACTATTATTTCTTTGATGAAAGGATTAATATCTTTAGGTCATAAAATTATTTTAGTCGCTCCAAAAGGATCAAAAGTACCATTCGAAAGTGAAAATCTTGAAATAAGATTAATAGATGGAATTGATCAGCCAAGTTGGCAGCATCAAAAAAAAACTGATCCCGTTTTGATTCCTTCTAATAGTGTTTTACCGAAATTATGGGAGATTGTTATTAACTTAGCAAGTCAATATGACGCTGTTATTAACTTTGCATATGATTGGCTTCCTTTATGGCTAACAAAAACACAGAGAATTAAAATATTTCATTTAATTAGTATGGGTAATGAATCTTTAGTAATGAAAGAAATTATTACTGAAATAAGTCAATTATTCCCTTTTCAGTTAGCTTTTCATACTAAAAGACAATCAAAAGACTATTTATTAAATATAGATCCAATTATTGTTGGAAATGGTTTTGATATGGAAAATTATGTTTTCAATCAAAATCAGAATGGACCATTAGGCTGGGCTGGAAGAATAGCTCCAGAAAAAGGATTAGAAGATGCAGTAAAGGTTGCCAATTATTTAGATGAAAAATTATTGGTTTGGGGACTTATGGAAGACAATGAATATGCAACAGAAATAGAAAATAAGTTTGGGAAAGGAATTGTTGATTGGAAAGGGTTTTTACCGACGAATGAATTTCAAAAACAACTGGGAAAATGTAGAGCTTTTATAAACACCCCAAAATGGAATGAGGCTTACGGTAATGTCATTGTTGAGGCTATGGCTTGTGGTGTGCCCGTAATTGCATACGATCTTGGAGGCCCTGGAGAATTGATCGAAGATGGATATAATGGCTTTTTAGTTCAGCCTAATGATATTGAAGGAATGATAAAAGCAATACAATCAGTCTCAAAAATTAAAAGGAGAAATTGCAGAGATTGGTTTGAGTCAAAAGCTTCTAACGAGGTTTTTGCTAAACGAGTTGAGAGTTGGATTAATAAAGGTTTAAACAAAAATTTGCTTACAGATTTACCTAGATAA
- a CDS encoding DMT family transporter has protein sequence MFVIWNWFLMILPFALWGTSMAAMAPLVNAAGPEIVASLRLLPAGLIVLASVPFLKRSWNISKDDLVWFFVFTLIDATLFQIFLAKGLMETGAGLGSVLIDSQPLMVALLARVLFGDAINPIGWLGLVLGLVGIICLGVPTELLGNWFLLGKFESGSNFLSHGEIWMICAATSMALGTVLIRFACKNSDPVAVTGWHMVLGSIPLLVWHAFDKNWPLVPDWSAFEWTLMSYSSLFGSALAYGLFFWFASRKELTSFSTLAFLTPVFALITGGIWLGERLFFLQWIGVVLVLISVLFVSQRGRFWGGKSNNKLIEEA, from the coding sequence ATGTTTGTCATTTGGAATTGGTTTTTGATGATTTTGCCATTCGCTCTTTGGGGTACCTCAATGGCGGCAATGGCACCTTTAGTTAATGCGGCGGGACCTGAGATTGTTGCCTCACTAAGGCTTTTGCCTGCAGGCCTTATTGTTTTAGCTTCGGTTCCTTTTTTGAAGAGGAGTTGGAATATTTCAAAAGATGATTTGGTGTGGTTTTTTGTATTTACTCTTATTGACGCAACATTATTTCAGATTTTTCTAGCAAAAGGCTTAATGGAAACAGGAGCAGGATTAGGGTCTGTTCTTATTGATTCTCAACCTTTGATGGTTGCTCTATTAGCAAGAGTTTTGTTTGGAGATGCAATAAATCCAATTGGATGGCTTGGCTTGGTTCTTGGCTTGGTGGGAATTATCTGTCTAGGCGTTCCTACTGAACTTCTTGGAAATTGGTTTTTGCTTGGCAAATTTGAATCGGGAAGTAATTTTTTAAGCCATGGTGAAATTTGGATGATATGCGCAGCAACTTCTATGGCCTTGGGAACAGTCCTTATTCGATTTGCTTGCAAAAATAGTGATCCCGTAGCAGTAACAGGTTGGCATATGGTTTTAGGGAGTATTCCTCTACTCGTTTGGCATGCTTTTGACAAGAACTGGCCTTTAGTACCAGATTGGTCGGCTTTTGAATGGACTTTAATGTCTTATTCAAGCTTATTTGGGAGCGCACTTGCTTATGGATTGTTTTTTTGGTTTGCAAGCCGCAAAGAATTAACAAGTTTTAGTACCCTTGCTTTCTTAACACCAGTTTTTGCTTTGATTACTGGTGGAATATGGTTGGGGGAGAGACTATTTTTTCTCCAATGGATTGGAGTAGTTTTGGTTTTGATTTCTGTATTATTCGTAAGTCAAAGGGGAAGATTTTGGGGAGGTAAAAGTAATAACAAATTAATAGAGGAAGCTTAA
- the sppA gene encoding signal peptide peptidase SppA, with protein sequence MIWPLSRKSKKRMARICIEGPINAETRKNVLKALKQIEEREFPALLLRIDSPGGTVGDSQEIHGALLRLREKGCHVVASFGNISASGGVYIGVGAERIVANAGTITGSIGVILRGNNLSKLLEKVGIKFETVKSGIYKDILSPDRPLSTEERALLQSLIDSSYEQFVSAVAKGRNLSTDTVKSFADGRVFTGEQAKEFGLVDEIGDENDAKLLAIKIANLDEKTKPITFGKTKKKLLGLIPGGKIIHDFLIALNLELGGNGQILWLYKP encoded by the coding sequence ATGATTTGGCCCTTGAGCCGCAAATCCAAAAAAAGGATGGCACGAATCTGTATTGAAGGTCCTATCAATGCAGAAACTCGAAAAAATGTTCTCAAAGCATTAAAGCAAATTGAGGAAAGAGAATTCCCTGCTCTATTACTTCGCATTGATAGCCCAGGAGGAACAGTAGGTGATAGCCAGGAAATTCATGGTGCTCTCTTGAGGCTAAGAGAAAAAGGTTGTCACGTCGTAGCTAGTTTTGGCAATATCTCAGCCTCTGGAGGTGTCTATATAGGAGTTGGAGCTGAAAGAATTGTTGCCAATGCAGGAACAATAACAGGATCAATAGGAGTGATTTTAAGGGGAAACAATTTATCAAAGCTATTAGAAAAAGTCGGCATAAAATTTGAGACTGTAAAAAGTGGGATTTACAAAGATATACTTTCCCCTGATCGTCCTTTATCAACTGAGGAGAGGGCACTTCTTCAATCTTTGATTGATAGCAGTTATGAACAATTTGTTTCAGCAGTTGCAAAAGGAAGAAATTTATCAACTGATACAGTCAAAAGCTTTGCCGATGGAAGAGTTTTCACTGGAGAGCAAGCTAAAGAATTTGGCCTAGTAGATGAGATTGGAGATGAAAATGATGCAAAATTACTTGCTATAAAAATTGCAAATCTAGATGAAAAAACGAAGCCAATTACCTTTGGCAAAACTAAGAAAAAGTTATTAGGTCTCATACCAGGAGGTAAAATAATTCACGATTTTTTAATTGCATTAAATTTAGAGTTGGGGGGAAATGGACAAATTCTTTGGCTCTATAAGCCATGA
- the aroH gene encoding chorismate mutase produces MRFQNEFNYLCALRGATTCENNSVESITTAVEELLTQLVSRNNLIPDQIISVTFSVTTDLDACFPASVARKKTGWEKIALLDCQQMSVKGDLSKCIRLLAYVWLPKEQTPQNPYIARAKKLRPDR; encoded by the coding sequence ATGAGATTTCAAAATGAATTCAATTATCTATGTGCATTGAGAGGTGCTACTACTTGTGAAAACAATTCCGTTGAGTCAATTACTACGGCGGTGGAAGAATTGCTAACACAACTAGTATCCAGAAATAATTTGATCCCAGATCAAATTATTTCTGTTACTTTCTCTGTCACCACAGACTTAGATGCTTGTTTCCCTGCTTCAGTCGCTAGAAAAAAAACTGGCTGGGAAAAAATAGCACTTTTAGACTGCCAACAAATGTCGGTCAAAGGGGATTTATCTAAATGTATTCGGCTACTTGCTTACGTTTGGTTACCTAAGGAACAAACTCCCCAAAATCCTTATATCGCCAGGGCAAAGAAACTTCGTCCAGATCGATAA
- a CDS encoding DUF2808 domain-containing protein has protein sequence MFKKQSFPFIKKVFFIGLSAFLFGTGAISLAPKSSASPGFFEYQWDPEPGYKQLKYYQSSNERNDRATYYFFLRGKERKEDIIKLTLAIPDYFDAKIKTKKLSLCKVKIGGYTERTRCLQNIPSLINVNAKQTSIEIVPEKPIPLNKDNYAVVMKIFNPRKRGMFQFRALSQQADDITVSTYLGTWNIDIQ, from the coding sequence ATGTTCAAAAAGCAATCATTTCCATTTATCAAGAAAGTTTTTTTTATTGGATTGTCAGCTTTTTTATTTGGAACAGGAGCTATTAGCTTAGCTCCAAAGTCTTCAGCATCTCCTGGTTTTTTTGAATATCAATGGGATCCAGAGCCAGGGTACAAACAACTAAAATACTATCAATCCTCAAATGAAAGAAATGATAGAGCAACTTATTACTTTTTCCTTAGAGGTAAAGAAAGGAAAGAAGATATTATTAAATTAACTCTTGCTATTCCTGATTATTTTGATGCAAAAATAAAGACAAAAAAGCTAAGTTTATGTAAAGTAAAGATAGGTGGATATACTGAAAGGACTCGTTGTCTTCAAAATATTCCATCTTTAATTAATGTAAATGCAAAACAAACTTCTATTGAGATAGTTCCCGAAAAACCAATTCCTTTAAATAAAGATAACTACGCAGTTGTAATGAAAATTTTTAATCCTAGAAAAAGAGGCATGTTTCAATTCAGAGCCCTTTCTCAACAAGCAGATGACATTACTGTCTCAACATATTTAGGTACCTGGAACATAGACATACAGTGA
- the rpmH gene encoding 50S ribosomal protein L34, producing the protein MTKRTFGGTSRKRKRVSGFRVRMRSHTGRRVIRTRRKRGRARLTV; encoded by the coding sequence ATGACAAAAAGGACCTTTGGAGGAACCAGCAGAAAAAGAAAAAGAGTTTCTGGTTTCAGAGTGAGGATGAGATCTCACACTGGCAGGAGAGTAATCAGAACTCGTAGAAAAAGAGGCAGAGCTCGTTTAACAGTCTAA
- the rnpA gene encoding ribonuclease P protein component, with protein MVLPKRMRLKGHRSFDFIYKEGSRFHSSSMVLRVTQANKKLIAKDISSKNKPSIKCAISISNKVSKKSVIRNKLRRVFHQHLSYRLSKMTLDNEVWAFISLKPSCLKNHTSTLLKECDKLLIKAGLTQ; from the coding sequence ATGGTTTTGCCAAAACGAATGAGACTAAAAGGTCATAGATCTTTTGACTTCATCTATAAGGAAGGCTCAAGATTCCACAGCTCGTCAATGGTCCTGAGAGTTACACAAGCGAATAAAAAACTCATAGCAAAAGACATAAGCTCAAAGAATAAGCCATCCATAAAATGTGCCATATCAATAAGCAACAAAGTAAGCAAAAAATCGGTTATTAGAAATAAGCTTCGTCGGGTATTCCACCAACATTTGTCATACAGACTTTCTAAGATGACTTTGGATAATGAAGTATGGGCTTTTATTTCTTTGAAACCTTCATGCTTGAAAAATCACACTAGCACTCTACTTAAAGAATGTGACAAACTACTCATCAAAGCTGGATTAACTCAATGA
- a CDS encoding PH domain-containing protein encodes MTISPNEDIFYEGGPAGGDLVINLLAGITLIGLPFTFGALVRALWVRYKITTRRISVTGGWLGRDRTQVVYSQIAEIRAIPRGLGSYGDMVLVLKDGARLEMRSIPNFRETENYILDKIENSSTNKVNKDVQGFSN; translated from the coding sequence ATGACTATTAGTCCTAATGAAGATATTTTTTACGAAGGTGGTCCTGCAGGTGGAGATTTAGTAATAAATTTGTTAGCTGGAATAACATTAATTGGTCTCCCTTTCACTTTTGGAGCATTAGTCAGAGCCCTTTGGGTTCGATACAAAATAACTACACGTAGGATCTCAGTCACTGGTGGCTGGCTTGGTCGTGATAGAACTCAGGTTGTTTATAGCCAAATAGCTGAAATCAGAGCAATTCCAAGAGGTTTAGGATCATATGGTGATATGGTTTTAGTCTTAAAAGATGGAGCTCGTCTTGAGATGAGATCAATTCCAAATTTTCGTGAAACAGAAAATTATATCCTAGATAAAATAGAAAATTCTTCGACCAATAAGGTCAATAAAGATGTTCAAGGTTTTTCAAACTAA
- the yidC gene encoding membrane protein insertase YidC, protein MIGYISDNLLIPILDFFYGLVPSYGLAIVALTIVIRLALFPLSAGSIRSARRMKIAQPVMQKRQAEIKSRYASNPQKQQEELGKLMGEFGSPLAGCLPLLVQMPILFALFATLRGSPFADVPYLVNLKVLPSDQIAAVEPKPFKTAKHSIFITEKNHFPVIAALPGGTKIGSGDSVKINLQTLNGDSYVNELKKYEDGPKFSPSWKVTKGEDIVKVSSDGTVNALTPGDATVEAKIPGLAAKSGFLFIKALGNVGFYVDGAIHWDIAILVASFGLTLVISQVLSGRGMPVNKQQSTANKITPVMITGMFLFFPLPAGVLLYMVIANIFQGLQTFLLSREALPENLQKILDDQLKQKDKPSVSIASEIISDSDRLPFEPKSNK, encoded by the coding sequence GTGATCGGGTACATCTCAGACAATCTACTTATCCCGATCCTAGATTTTTTCTACGGATTAGTTCCAAGTTACGGACTAGCGATTGTCGCATTAACCATAGTTATTCGCTTAGCACTTTTCCCTCTTAGCGCTGGTTCTATTAGAAGCGCAAGAAGGATGAAAATAGCTCAGCCTGTCATGCAAAAAAGACAAGCTGAGATCAAAAGTCGCTATGCAAGCAATCCTCAAAAGCAGCAAGAAGAATTAGGGAAATTAATGGGTGAATTTGGAAGTCCATTAGCTGGATGCCTTCCCTTACTTGTTCAGATGCCTATTTTGTTTGCATTATTTGCAACTTTGAGGGGTTCACCTTTTGCTGATGTACCTTATTTAGTCAATCTTAAAGTTTTACCCTCAGACCAAATAGCAGCTGTAGAACCAAAACCTTTTAAAACAGCAAAGCATTCAATTTTTATAACCGAAAAGAATCATTTCCCTGTTATTGCAGCTCTTCCGGGTGGCACAAAAATTGGTTCAGGGGATTCAGTCAAAATTAACTTGCAAACCTTGAATGGAGATTCCTATGTAAATGAATTAAAGAAATATGAAGATGGCCCAAAATTTTCTCCTTCGTGGAAAGTAACTAAAGGAGAAGACATTGTAAAAGTATCTTCTGATGGGACAGTAAATGCACTTACTCCTGGAGATGCAACAGTAGAAGCAAAGATTCCTGGGTTAGCAGCTAAAAGCGGATTCTTGTTTATAAAGGCTTTGGGGAATGTTGGCTTTTATGTCGATGGGGCCATACATTGGGATATTGCAATTCTAGTCGCAAGTTTTGGGTTGACTCTTGTCATTTCTCAAGTTCTCTCTGGAAGAGGAATGCCAGTGAACAAACAACAATCAACTGCTAATAAAATCACACCGGTAATGATAACTGGAATGTTTTTATTCTTCCCCTTGCCTGCTGGTGTTCTTCTTTACATGGTTATTGCCAATATCTTTCAAGGTTTACAAACCTTTCTTCTAAGCAGAGAAGCTCTACCAGAAAATTTACAAAAAATTCTTGATGACCAATTAAAACAAAAAGATAAACCCTCTGTTTCTATTGCTTCTGAAATAATTTCTGATTCAGATAGATTACCTTTTGAACCAAAAAGCAATAAATAA
- a CDS encoding AAA family ATPase: MSNWDEQLDLLIRARTPIIWIRSNEEERVETLLKNSTKRLSPRRLATWDYIDGISNILNCNNLGSRQPMAVLEWLKKLDESSPTILLLKDFHHFCDDPGILRMLKNLTINLRSKPHSIIISSGLWSPSNDLEEDLTILDLPLPKGNEIKTLLSNIAEASKSQLDESVLKELTNACSGLSESRIRKVAARALAQRGQIGKEDLVEVLEEKRQSIARSEVLEYCKTNKSPKDVGGLQILKDWLKQRKQAFSEEAKDFGLPLPKGVLLVGPQGTGKSLVSKAIANSWSMPLLRLDVGRLFAGLVGASEARTRETIQRAEAMAPCILWIDEIDKAFGGDGRSDGGTSQRVLANILTWMSEKTSSVFLVATANGIDKLPAELLRKGRFDEIFMLELPTKNERHSILELHLQQRRPNLKIDLRATVDRTEGFSGAELEQSVIEAMYFAFAEKRELLESDLILATSQLVPLSRTAREQLESLKDWASSGRARASSPKLF; the protein is encoded by the coding sequence ATGTCTAATTGGGATGAACAACTTGATCTACTAATTAGAGCCAGAACACCTATTATCTGGATAAGGAGTAATGAAGAAGAAAGAGTTGAAACACTTTTAAAGAATTCCACTAAAAGGCTCTCCCCCAGAAGACTTGCAACTTGGGATTATATTGATGGAATTAGTAATATTCTTAATTGCAATAATCTAGGATCAAGACAGCCAATGGCCGTCCTTGAATGGCTGAAAAAACTGGATGAAAGTTCTCCTACGATTCTTTTGTTAAAAGATTTTCACCATTTTTGTGATGATCCAGGCATTCTTAGAATGCTTAAAAATTTAACTATTAATCTTCGTTCAAAACCTCATTCAATAATTATCAGTTCTGGGTTATGGAGCCCTTCCAATGATTTAGAAGAAGACCTAACAATTCTTGACCTTCCTCTACCTAAGGGAAATGAAATTAAGACACTTTTATCCAATATTGCTGAGGCTAGTAAATCTCAATTAGATGAAAGCGTTCTAAAGGAACTTACAAATGCATGTAGTGGTCTAAGTGAATCCAGAATTCGTAAAGTAGCAGCAAGAGCTCTTGCTCAAAGAGGTCAAATAGGTAAAGAAGATTTAGTAGAAGTATTAGAAGAAAAACGACAATCTATTGCTCGAAGCGAGGTACTGGAATATTGCAAAACAAATAAATCACCAAAAGATGTTGGTGGTTTACAAATACTGAAAGATTGGTTAAAGCAAAGAAAACAAGCTTTCTCAGAAGAAGCAAAAGATTTTGGATTGCCTCTTCCAAAAGGCGTTTTGCTAGTTGGTCCTCAAGGTACAGGCAAATCTCTAGTATCAAAAGCGATAGCCAATAGTTGGTCTATGCCATTGTTAAGACTAGATGTAGGAAGATTATTTGCTGGTTTAGTGGGAGCCAGTGAAGCTCGTACAAGAGAAACTATTCAACGTGCTGAAGCAATGGCGCCTTGCATTTTATGGATTGACGAAATTGACAAAGCTTTTGGGGGCGATGGAAGAAGTGACGGAGGAACAAGTCAGAGGGTTCTTGCAAACATTCTCACCTGGATGTCAGAGAAAACTTCTTCTGTTTTTCTAGTAGCAACTGCAAATGGAATAGATAAACTTCCTGCAGAGCTACTAAGAAAAGGAAGGTTTGATGAAATTTTCATGTTGGAATTACCTACTAAAAACGAGAGACATAGTATTCTTGAACTTCATCTTCAACAAAGAAGACCTAATTTAAAAATTGATTTAAGAGCTACTGTTGATAGAACTGAGGGATTTTCTGGTGCAGAATTAGAACAATCAGTAATTGAGGCAATGTATTTTGCATTTGCTGAAAAGCGAGAGCTTCTTGAAAGTGATCTAATTCTTGCCACCAGTCAACTAGTTCCTCTCTCTAGAACCGCAAGAGAGCAACTTGAGTCTTTAAAAGATTGGGCTTCGAGTGGAAGAGCAAGAGCTTCATCTCCAAAACTTTTTTAA
- the serS gene encoding serine--tRNA ligase, producing MIDQRLLRENPKLIEEGLKSRGIDIDLGSLQKFSKDLKKLEEKKNTLQAEGNAIGKEVGQNIKRGLSQSSEEISNLRSKGNQIKKQVALIEEEEKSISQKLNEKILCLPNLPEKDCIKGKSEKDNKQIRIWGQPFSGNNLKEHWEIANKLKLWDSERSSLIAKSRFVTLFNQAAKLERSLINFMLDLHVKKGYLEVLPPALVNTASLTGSGQLPKFAEESFRCADDDLWLTPTAEVPLTSLHRGEIIPKDLLPLKYVAYSPCFRREAGSYGRDTRGLIRLHQFNKVELYWFSTPENSEEALETITSDAESVLRELELPYRVIQLCTGDLGFSAKKTYDLEVWLPGANAYREISSCSNCGDFQARRSSIRTKDKNKKNILLHTLNGSGLAIGRTMAAILENGQQSDGSINLPKALIPYFGSNKLKPE from the coding sequence GTGATAGATCAGCGACTACTAAGAGAAAATCCTAAACTAATTGAAGAAGGGCTTAAATCAAGAGGAATAGATATTGATTTAGGTTCTCTTCAGAAATTCAGCAAAGATCTTAAAAAGCTAGAAGAAAAGAAAAATACACTACAAGCCGAAGGAAATGCAATTGGTAAAGAAGTTGGACAAAACATAAAAAGAGGCCTCTCTCAAAGTTCTGAAGAAATTTCAAACCTTCGTAGCAAGGGAAATCAAATTAAAAAACAAGTTGCGCTAATTGAAGAGGAAGAAAAATCAATATCACAAAAATTAAATGAAAAAATACTTTGCTTGCCTAATCTTCCAGAAAAAGATTGTATTAAGGGAAAAAGCGAGAAAGATAACAAGCAAATCAGAATCTGGGGGCAACCTTTTTCAGGCAATAATCTTAAGGAGCATTGGGAAATTGCTAATAAGTTAAAACTCTGGGATAGTGAGAGATCTTCATTAATAGCCAAAAGTCGATTTGTAACCCTATTTAACCAAGCTGCAAAACTTGAAAGATCACTTATAAATTTCATGCTTGATTTGCATGTTAAGAAAGGATATTTAGAAGTTCTTCCTCCAGCACTTGTAAACACAGCCAGTCTTACAGGATCGGGACAGCTTCCAAAATTTGCGGAAGAGAGTTTTCGATGCGCAGATGATGATTTATGGCTTACACCTACCGCTGAAGTTCCCTTAACATCTCTTCATCGAGGTGAGATTATTCCTAAAGACTTACTCCCTTTAAAATATGTAGCTTATAGTCCTTGCTTTAGAAGAGAAGCTGGAAGTTACGGAAGGGATACTAGAGGCCTTATAAGACTTCATCAATTCAATAAAGTTGAACTTTATTGGTTTTCGACCCCAGAAAACTCTGAAGAAGCTTTAGAAACAATTACTTCTGATGCAGAATCTGTTCTTAGAGAACTCGAACTGCCTTATAGAGTAATTCAGCTTTGTACAGGAGATTTAGGTTTCTCTGCAAAAAAAACTTATGATTTGGAGGTTTGGTTGCCAGGTGCTAATGCCTATAGAGAAATATCTAGTTGCAGCAATTGTGGAGACTTCCAAGCGAGAAGATCATCAATACGAACAAAAGATAAAAATAAAAAGAATATACTTTTGCACACTTTAAATGGAAGTGGATTGGCTATAGGCCGTACTATGGCAGCGATTTTAGAAAATGGTCAACAATCTGATGGAAGTATCAATTTACCAAAAGCCTTAATACCTTACTTCGGTTCGAACAAATTAAAGCCAGAATAA
- the rseP gene encoding RIP metalloprotease RseP has product MNVLLSIAVLGLLIFFHEAGHFLAAVLQKIKVSGFSIGFGPALFKKEINGITYSIRSLPLGGFVSFPDEETDSVVKPNDPDLLKNRPIHQRAIVISAGVLANLLLAWIVLIGQASFVGIPNQPEPGVIIMGIQPDEPAFKSGLEAGDRIMSVNGQALGSGKEGIMNLVNIIQKSSGKELIFERVNDNESNNVSITPSENEGNGRIGAQLQPNLPNEVSKAKNINEIINSSNSQFYELLSRTVIGYKSLITNFSSTAQQLSGPVKIVEIGAQLSEQGGSGLVLFSALVSINLAVLNSLPLPLLDGGQLVLLILESIRGKPVPEKIQLAFMQSGFVLLVGLSVVLIIRDTTQLSLVQQLVHR; this is encoded by the coding sequence ATGAACGTTCTTTTATCAATAGCCGTACTTGGCCTACTAATTTTTTTTCATGAGGCTGGTCATTTTTTAGCAGCCGTACTCCAAAAAATTAAAGTAAGTGGTTTTTCAATTGGTTTTGGACCAGCTCTTTTTAAAAAGGAAATAAATGGAATTACTTATTCAATTAGATCTCTTCCTTTAGGTGGATTCGTCTCCTTTCCCGATGAAGAGACTGATTCAGTTGTTAAACCCAATGACCCTGATCTTTTAAAAAATAGACCTATCCATCAAAGAGCAATTGTTATTTCAGCAGGTGTACTAGCAAATTTATTACTAGCTTGGATAGTACTTATAGGACAAGCAAGCTTTGTAGGTATTCCTAATCAACCTGAGCCAGGGGTAATCATCATGGGTATTCAACCAGATGAACCTGCTTTCAAATCAGGCTTAGAGGCAGGTGATCGAATTATGAGTGTAAACGGACAAGCATTAGGAAGCGGTAAAGAGGGGATTATGAACTTAGTCAATATTATTCAGAAATCATCAGGAAAAGAATTAATTTTCGAGAGAGTTAATGACAATGAAAGTAATAATGTTTCAATAACCCCCTCTGAAAATGAAGGGAATGGAAGGATAGGAGCCCAATTACAACCAAATCTTCCAAATGAAGTATCTAAAGCAAAAAATATTAATGAAATAATTAACAGCTCAAATTCACAATTTTATGAATTACTAAGCAGAACAGTTATTGGATATAAGAGTTTAATTACTAATTTCTCTTCAACTGCTCAACAATTAAGTGGACCAGTCAAGATTGTTGAAATTGGTGCTCAGCTTTCAGAGCAAGGTGGATCGGGACTTGTACTCTTCTCTGCATTAGTTTCAATTAATCTTGCTGTTCTAAACTCATTACCCTTACCACTTTTAGATGGAGGGCAATTAGTTCTTCTCATTTTAGAAAGTATCCGCGGTAAGCCCGTTCCTGAAAAAATTCAATTAGCTTTTATGCAATCAGGATTTGTGTTACTTGTTGGCCTAAGTGTAGTTTTGATTATTCGTGATACGACTCAACTTTCTCTTGTGCAGCAATTGGTACACAGATAA
- the rpsN gene encoding 30S ribosomal protein S14, whose amino-acid sequence MAKKSMIARDVKRKKLVERYAEKRKTLINAFKSAKDPMERLEIHRKIQALPRNCAPNRIRNRCWATGKPRGVYRDFGLCRNQLRARAHNGELPGVVKSSW is encoded by the coding sequence ATGGCCAAAAAGTCAATGATAGCGCGTGATGTAAAGCGCAAAAAACTAGTCGAAAGATACGCCGAAAAGCGTAAAACTCTTATTAATGCTTTTAAATCAGCTAAAGACCCTATGGAGAGATTAGAAATCCATAGGAAGATTCAGGCTTTACCAAGAAATTGTGCGCCAAATAGAATTAGAAATCGTTGTTGGGCAACTGGCAAACCTAGAGGAGTTTATAGAGATTTTGGACTTTGCAGAAATCAACTTAGAGCCAGAGCTCATAATGGAGAATTACCTGGAGTTGTAAAATCAAGCTGGTAA